Genomic window (Elgaria multicarinata webbii isolate HBS135686 ecotype San Diego chromosome 16, rElgMul1.1.pri, whole genome shotgun sequence):
tcatggtttaatccagcagggctcttatgttcttctacAGTAAGGAAAAGACAGTAAAAGAAATGGACCCACCAGCTCCCATTTCGCTTCCTGCAGCAGGGAGAAGGTCATCTTCTAGATCAGGCAAGTTTCCTTCTTTAAGTTGACCTTCAATTTTCCCAATGGTCTTTGCAAGACAGAAGTCTGGGACGGCAACATCAGCAGCACTTGGGACATCGTGCGGTCTTAGTTTTGCACTGAAGACACAAGGGCCAGagcacagcattttaaaaacaagcttCAGCAAAGAACACGGATGGTAAGTGGGTAATCGGTAAACACGCTATCACTATTGTAACTATTTGATAAAGGATGCTTAcctttacattaaaaacaatttctcAAGCCCCAGCCTTGTAAACAGGACCAAGAATGCCTATGTGATGGAACACTGCTGGTACTACAGGGTGTGTAGATGCTCACTATGGGATGCCTGCCTCTAAGAGGCTTGTCCTTAGACATCCAGGGGAATtcgtcaaatacttgaaaggttgtcacacaaagggccaggatctcttcttgatcaacccagagtgcaggacacggaataatgggctcaagttgcaggaagccagatcccagctggacatcaggaaaaacttcctcacggttagagcagtacgacaatggaaccagttacctagggaggttgtgggctctcccacactagaggccttccagaggcagctgtggacagccatctgtcaggtatgctttagggtggattcctgcactgagcaggggttggactcgatggccttataggccccttccaactctactgttctatgattctaaagtttCTGGTTGTCTTATTGTTTGAGGATATTTCAACAGCTCAACTTCTGCTTGTTATTAGCCTCTTTCACACTGCTCAGGATATAACTGCCTTAATTAAACTATGTCCATGTCGTTACTATGAGCAGATGTGGTGAGAAGAACACAGGAGTTGGTGATATAAAGTGCCTAAGATAAGCTGGGTGCTGCTCAACCATAGTTGCAATACCTTGACAGcgatcttttccccttctttccagACTGGAGCCCAGTTTGAGCTGCAGTCACAGAGCTAGATTTCTTCTTATTTGGTTGCTAAAGTAAGTACACAAAACAAACATTGTAACTATCgaaaaaatgcattttggttTTTAACAGTTTCCCTCCCGTTACTTGGACGCACGCACAAAGGATTTTCGGAAGCAGCCAAGTTTGTACATCAGTGTACTCTTGACTACATGTGAATTCAGCATATGGCTTGGACTGGAGGACCAAGGTTCAGGCATGAAGCTGACTGCATTACTCTCAGCACAACCTGCCTCCCaagagaggataaaatgggattgCCAGGCAAGTGTcatcctgagctccttgaaggaagtgTAGAATGCAATTGGGATCAGTGTAAATGGTTGGACTATGCCTCATATTGATTCTTGTATTGTTTGCAATTTGTATCATGTCTTCATCGCATCCTTAGGAggaaggaggcagctggacaaccatctttcaggtatgctttagggtggattcctgcactgagtgcggggttggactcgatggccttataggccccttccagctcaactattctatgattctatgaagggcaaAATCTTTCCTGGTTTATATGAGAACTGCTGTTGCATAAGAGTTGGGGAGAGAGTCACCATGGCCACAGACTTCTTTTTATGCAGTGCAGGAGGAGGTGGGTCAGAAACCGGCTCTTTCAGCCATTCTCTAGTTTTCTCCCATCTGCAGCATCTACCTACAAGATTGCACATCAACTCTCCATTACTCTCTTCATACAGATGTCAGGATGCACCTGATCTATATGctgtccaatcctatgcatgctgacaTCAGTCTCACTGTAAGGCTACAAACCTCTGTGCATGCACTTTGCCATAAGCTCCacagaacacagtgggactttcctctgagtaaacatattgAGGATGATGCTATTACTATAATGTAAGGTTATAAATTATCACACTAAACATAAGCAACCATGTTTGCGATCAGGAGAGGTCTGTCATAAATGTCTAAtcccaaagtaaaaaaaagcGTAGAAAACATGAAGGCCTTTTAGCAGCTTCGTTACAGAGGAAGTCTGTCCTGGGTATAGAGGAATGACATCGAAGATTAGCAGTCTGCATCCTGTCAACCAGCATGTTAATGGCAAAGTCAGGACAGAAGAGAGGGGTCTTCTCCCAATCTCTTGCTTGGTTTGCGGTGTGGGTTTCTCTACTCATTGCTACTGCTATAAGAGATATGTAGCAAGTGTGACCTTCCTGCTTTGGCAAGACAGCAGAAAGAAAATCCCATCTCAGTACCTTATTAAGTGCAAGAGGAAGCGTTGGCATTTCAGGAGAATGTAAATCtctggagagaaaaagaaatttgCTGTGAGTAGCTGATTCTGAAGAATATCATAAATGAACTATGTATTTTTCTTCattacattttgcttttaaatttttatccCGATTGTGAAAGGGAAGATCAATGATGCAAAAcatattgttgtaaactgcccagacagctttggctattgggggggcggggtgggtgggtacagaaatgaaataaataataatatcaatcACGTTTAAAATAGCTTTTGACTCCATTAAAAGAGCTTCAACCAATGAGGTGGGTGGCACGAGAACTTGGCGTATCCAGAAATTCTGAAGGTGGCACCATGGAGTACAATCCATGCGGACATGGAAGGAATTAAAGCAACCAGGAAAATTGCCTCGAACCAATCCCGCTATGGGCTATTCAAGCTCTCCCTGCACCTTGCTTGTGTCTCGGCCACTAACAATGAATGGTCATTAATGGGGAAGCTGTGACAATGGGTGTGCTGCTCCACCTACCGCCTGATAAGACTGAAGGTGCTGCTGTCCCATCTGGGGCACAGCGATGCTGTTTTAAGACCAGCTGGTGTTACAAGGGCACAGCGTCTCTTAACAACATGCTGCCCAATGACCCAACCTTTTCCCTGGTTGCTCTTTCTCCAAGTGCCAGCCAGAGAGAAAGACCCCAGAGTTTACTGCTGGAGCAGCCCTGGCCCCAGCTCAACCTGTGAACTATGCTGCCTGGTTCTTCAGCACCTCTACTTCTTTGCCGTTTGCTGGGAAGAATGCTTCAAGTACAGGGCTTCTGTGCAGGAAATGTGACGAGACTGTAAAACACAGCCCAGAATATCAAATTCGTATCTGGTACATGTGAGAAAAATGCAGGAGGACCACTTATTGATACATACTAGGATGTACCGGGGTCTACAGAATAGGGAGGTGCCCAACTCTGGTAACTCTCAAATGATCCAGGGATCAATGAAGCAACAATGGATGCATATAAAGAAACATAGCAGCGAGTTCATGCCAAAGTCTACTGGTCAACCAAGTCAGTCTGGTTAAGGCAAAGTTCCAGAAAACATCAAGCATGCCTGTGAGACAGGATAGAGCATAACCAGTGGCCATGCAACTATCGCCAGTGTTGCCTTGACAGTCTGAAGAAGTTGCAGCAGCTCTCTGTCAGAAGCTGCCAGCTCGTGGTACCTTGTTCCTCCCCAGACCTGGCTGGGAGCAGCCATGGCCGGTCAAACAAGTTGACAGTGCTGGCACTGTAAAGGAAGCAGCAGTGCAGGTTGTGGATATGTTCCTAAAATGGCATTTCTAAACCTCTGAATGAAAGGCTCAGTTGCCTGTTATTGGAAGCTACTGGCTGAGTTTGGTGGGAGAATGCATTTGCAAGAGGTAGTGCTGAGGGAACCAGCAGCAAACTTCCACGGGTTATAATACGCTGGGAAGGAGTGAATTTAGGGAGAGACCAAGTAGAGCAGTGGCAGGAATACCGCCCAAGGCCCCTGGTTGACGACATGCCCTCCTGCATTTAAGCCTCTTAGGCCAGATCAATGGAGTATGGAACACCTtggaagaagagggaggaagaaacaAGCACACTGGACTGAAacaggagaggaaaggggaaggggaaaaccaGGCAGCTCGGTACAGAGAATAAGACAAAGACTGTACTTCCAGAATCTTAGTGACTCTTGTCGGTCACAGGCAAGGATCACTGCCTTCAGAAAAGCTGATTTGGCAGAAACAGAGAAGCCCAACACACCTATGCAGAGGTAAGAAGAAAACTGAAAATTAGATTATAATCCGAACAGGGAAGGCAAGAAGGACACAAGTGGAAAGTATTTGTGTATGTTCTCCCAGAGATTCCAAGCACACAAGCAGACACAAGCTCACAAACTAGCATAAACTGGAATATTTATTATGAGACATGTAACAATAGTTGTAGGATGCGTTAGAAGGGTTTTTATTAGCAATGTACTACTTCTATTGttacactgttttaaaaaatgagtgcaCATGTAGAACAGAAGTGGGCTAATGTACTGTGCTAGCTGATGGAAGACCAACTCAGCCCCAACGTTTCTTCTTGTGCAAAAAGTTCTGATACTCaattggtcaccctacaagtacTGTCTAGGGGGttacactccaccccacccccaccccgtattCTGACTTAATATGCTCACCCAGTGTCTTGAAGACTCTGCCAGGCCTTGGCACCTCAATACGCCTCTGCCTGACTGCAGCCCTCTTCCTACTGACCTAACTACATGGTGCAAATTCAACCAGAATTAAAGAGAGAAGCCctggtgtggaggaggaggaggactactaCCAAAATGACCAGGAAAGGCCAGGATGGGAAATCAAATCTATACCAATCAGAAAGTGGAAAACCAGTTGCAACAATTTATAATGCAAACAGGGGAACCTCTTTGTGCAAGCACCAGCTCGTGTGAGATGCTCTTGCTGCAAGCCACGCAAGCAGAGCGGGTCCTTGTGGCATTTGTTTTTACACCTGATTGCTGCAGTCACAGCATGATAGTTCTGGACTGAAGTACACTTGCTCTGTTCCTAGGCAACATCTATCTACTCCCTGGAGCATTTAGAGAGCTCGCCACCTGGAAGATGCTGTAGGCCCGACCTATTTGAATTTCTCTCTCCTGAACCGATATCTAAGGCTTTGGAATTCTGCATATCTCTGAAAACTAAAGCCATGTACACATCGTTATGAGCTACTCTTGCGTTAAAATGGGACAGCATCGACCCTTCACTGTAGGCCTGGAAGCCAGTCTGAATGGCTGCTTGACTGGATGTAAACATGTCAGGTGCATGCCTGAGTAACTCCTTTGTACTCAAGTAATTTTGCTTGCATCCAGCTACATGCCCACCCCGGCCAAACCCTACAAAGGTAGAGTTGAAAAAAGGGCCACAGCAGAGCTGCTAGAGTATAAGCCGCGTACTGTCTGCTCTGGCTTGCCAAAGCACTCTAAGGTCACAGGAAGAAATGTTTCCCACATAACTACCCAAGACAACTTCTTAATGAGACTGAGCCTGGGCCTCTAACATGTGCAGAGTGTCATTTGTCTCCATTATGTTGTCTTGTGACAGTGAATTCTGCAAGTAAACAAAAAGGCTTCATTCATTCTCTGTGTGCACCATCCACAACTTTATAAACCTCTTGCTGTTGTGTAAAGCCTTCAGTAATCATTTAGTAGGAAAAGTATAAAGGGGTTTACCTCTGATGCTTGGCCTCTTCATCAAACAACTCGATCTGTGCAGAGATCGGCCTGGACAACATTTCTTGTTGAcctttctttaaaagggggtgaaaATGAAGTATTACAGCATAATAACGTAAAAACATAAACTGTCCGTCTCATGCAACCTTAAACTAACACCCATCTAAAAATAATCTTAATTATGTAATTTATGATGATTAAGAAGTGAGCAGCTACAGAGAAATAATCCCCCGTCTTGGTAAGTGGGTGTAGGGAGACCAAGTTCTACACCTCAGTCCAGAGACAACTTTTAGTTGAGCAAAGGCCTTGGGGCTGCCAAGGACaacgtgcatttccccccacaacccccTACCATGAATAGGAGTCTTGTCCCTATGCTTTGTGTcacaaaacacttttaaaattccCCAGAGTTCCTGAAGCTTTCTCTTAACTACTgacattaattaaaaaataccaAGCTCTGGAGTTTTTGGCTCCTTAACTTTAGATCACAACTTTATTTGGAAGAATTTAGAATTTGGAGATGATTTTATTTGACCCTGATTGGGCCCAGCCCCTCAACTTTATTAAGATCCAGGATCACCATGCATAGAAAGCAAGCCTCTGTGGAGTTTTACTCGGCAATAATGTCACAGGGCGCTGAGTTTTTCTGCTACGTAAGAGTGCATGAAGCCAGTCTCTCTGCCGTTGACCTTCTCAACAAGACGACACTGGCCATCCAGGGGATTACTCCCCTGCCCAGCCCAATCATAATGCAAAGCCAAAGTTGGATGACCATTTTGGACAGCAGTCAAATAAAgacagggaggggtggagggtGTCATGGCTGGTGCTAGCAGCAAGGGTGGGCCAATGAAGCATCAGCAGCAAGAAGGCAGCAGTGCCCTGCAACGCTGATGGAGCTGGAAGACTCGCCAGCATTGGTGTGAGTGAAGGGGGGGGTCCCCATGGGCCAAGGCCAGGCCCCTCCGTCGCACCCCAGAGTATCCTGTGACTGGGGATGTGGACAGGCTTCATGGTGTACTTTAACAACAGTGGGACCAGTCACCTCTGGGGCTGAGACACCAGGCCCTGGAATGAAAggaggcctatccagatcaatgttaaatcatgaatttttaagatgtattgattcctgttctaatgttgttccccgcctcaatccaaagggagaggcgggtaagaaatacatttattattattaataataatattattattaataggcAAGTTCCCTGCCTGGGGAGGCCTCAGTGGCCTCTGGAGGGAGGCAGGAGGATGCTCTTTTTGAGTGTTCCAATGCGCTTCATTTCTATTCTGCTCACTCACCATGACCTCTTCGGCCTGGCGCACCAGCTCTGCCGTCTTGGCTTCCAACGCGGCGTTCACGCGCCTGAAAGAGATAGTTCACACGAGCGCGTTAGTCTCCCAAGGGGCCGCCAAGCTGGGCGCTCTTCCCGCGGTAAGAGTCGGGGTGGGCAGCGCGATGCCGGCCCGTCCTCTGGCAACCAGTCTGCGCAGGTCCCCGCCCCGAGGAGCAAGCACCCGGAGCCCCACGATGGAAGCGAGGTAAGGGGGCTTACTTGTACTCCTCCTCCTGGGCCAAGAAGGCGGCGGCGacgacgctgctgctgctgctgctgcgggtgCCGCTCTTCTTCGCCGCGCTTGCGGAGGGCCGGCGGAGGGGCGCCTGCAGCCGGGGAAGGAGAGAGTCTGTCATGGGTGCCCGGGGGGCGGGTTTGGGACCCTTCGtggaccccaccaccaccaccaccaccaccaggagtGCAGCTTCACCCACCCCCATCGCCCCCGCTTCACCCACCGCGCGGCCCGGAGAGGCGCCGCAGCGCCAGGCCTCGCCTCCGCCGCCTGCCGACATTTTGCGCCGTGGCTCGCGCGCCGCTTAGCCCTCGCTAGGCAACGGCGCGGCCTGGGCTGCCTCGGCCCGGCCCCGCCTCCGGGCGGCCCTTCCTGAGCCCGCCGGCGGCGGGTGTAGAAACCTCCTCGTCAGTCAGTGCCTCAGCATCCTCCTCGTTCCCAGCTCGGCTGAGGCCGCCGTTCCCTTGGTGGAGGCAGGCAGGAAGGGAAGGCCCGGCGCCGCCGCCTCTGGGAAGCTTCTGCCACCGCCAAGGAAAGGGGTCTCTCTGGGCCTCTCCCGTTCCTTTCCGTTCCCCGGTCTCGGAcgcctcctgcccccccccacttgtcCAGTTACCCCTGAGgcgagaaatgcaggttgcttacctgtaactgtagttcttcgagtggtcatctatgcattcacacatatgggctttgcacctgcgcagagaccgaaccggaaccttacatagctaagtggaacgtttttggcgggaacccctcccccacgctaccgcgcatgtccatggggttcccgcccttacctcagtttacaggagtccgacattgtgcccccataaacatgagtgtaaatttaataaagtacattccacatacaaCTGTGTCATTCGTAAGCTTCACACCACCAagcggggatggtgggtgggttgtgtgaatgcatagatgaccactcgaagaactacagttacaggtaagcaacctgcatttcttcatcgtggtctctatgcatcacacatatgggcgagtagcaagctgacatacctgtggaggtgggttggtgcatcatctgaggatctccgagagcactgt
Coding sequences:
- the TEX9 gene encoding testis-expressed protein 9 isoform X2, translated to MTDSLLPRLQAPLRRPSASAAKKSGTRSSSSSSVVAAAFLAQEEEYKRVNAALEAKTAELVRQAEEVMKGQQEMLSRPISAQIELFDEEAKHQRDLHSPEMPTLPLALNKQPNKKKSSSVTAAQTGLQSGKKGKRSLSSAKLRPHDVPSAADVAVPDFCLAKTIGKIEGQLKEGNLPDLEDDLLPAAGSEMGAEAQIRFLKAKLRVMQEELDAMGQECGKKDDENRNLTSRLKEVEEERGRLQRTAGLQQSQTEKYKTLSEEANRKSDGLQQKLSMLEKELENLKRAQKQASASQGTMEVRLNRALEEAERYKLELNKLKQSNKMHIESAKMLSFTEEEFMKALEWGNS